A region from the Patescibacteria group bacterium genome encodes:
- a CDS encoding magnesium transporter CorA family protein gives MPGYKKISKNIEEITIDNPKTLKEKLIWLNIGNAGKKESEFLRKKYNFDSKHLRASLAGSTAQRPMAELGKNYLFLILHFPVLVDGNICSGEIDFFIGHGYLVTLHDNNLGALDDFFDFCQKKESSLLAYKFESSAILLYELLEKLMLSCYGLLDQTSLAIAEAEKTIFAQKQKEAVSRILYLKRNIINLRKILQNHKNILKGLTEMKSSLVPEQEIKKHYYRLVENSKRIWEFLESQKEMIEALHDTNESLLNYRISDIMKTLTIFSVIVFPLTLLAAIFGMNTMNGMPFVETSNGFWVVIAIMLVGCLGMLAFFEKKRWL, from the coding sequence ATGCCTGGTTATAAAAAAATTTCAAAAAACATTGAGGAAATAACTATTGATAATCCGAAGACGCTTAAAGAAAAATTAATTTGGCTGAACATTGGCAACGCCGGCAAAAAGGAATCGGAATTTTTGCGGAAAAAATATAATTTTGATTCAAAACATCTGCGGGCCTCCCTGGCGGGTTCAACCGCCCAAAGGCCGATGGCCGAACTGGGAAAAAATTATTTGTTTTTAATCCTCCATTTTCCGGTTTTGGTTGACGGCAATATTTGCTCCGGAGAGATCGATTTTTTTATCGGCCATGGCTATCTGGTCACTTTGCATGATAATAATTTGGGGGCCCTGGATGACTTTTTTGATTTTTGCCAGAAGAAAGAGAGTTCTCTTTTGGCTTATAAATTTGAATCATCAGCCATTCTTCTCTATGAACTGCTGGAAAAGCTAATGCTTTCTTGTTATGGCCTTCTTGACCAAACCAGTCTGGCCATTGCCGAGGCGGAAAAAACAATCTTCGCCCAAAAACAGAAAGAGGCGGTTTCACGCATTCTTTACTTGAAACGCAATATAATCAACCTTCGGAAAATACTGCAAAACCACAAAAATATTTTAAAAGGCTTAACCGAGATGAAGAGCAGCTTGGTGCCGGAGCAGGAAATAAAAAAACATTATTACCGCTTGGTTGAAAACTCAAAAAGAATCTGGGAATTTCTGGAAAGCCAAAAAGAAATGATTGAGGCCCTGCACGACACCAATGAGTCTTTGCTTAATTACCGCATCAGCGACATCATGAAAACTCTTACTATTTTTTCCGTCATTGTCTTTCCCCTTACTCTGCTAGCCGCTATTTTTGGCATGAACACGATGAATGGCATGCCCTTTGTGGAGACAAGCAACGGTTTTTGGGTTGTCATCGCCATTATGCTGGTTGGTTGCCTAGGCATGTTGGCATTTTTTGAAAAGAAAAGATGGCTCTAA